Below is a genomic region from Streptomyces ferrugineus.
GTGCGCGAGGAGGTCCGGATCTGGGACCACAAGATCCACCAGTCGCGCCCGGTCCTGCTTCCCCACGAGAAGGGCATCAAGGCACTGCGTCGCTGGTACGCGCAGTTCTATCCGCCGGGCCTTCCCCTCACACAGCCGCGCGACCGCGACCTCGCCTAGGCGGGCGCCCAGGCCCGGCGCCGCACTCAGCCGTTCGGCCGACACGACGGCCCGAGGGGCGGGAGGAGCATGGCCGTTCGGCCGAGGTGGGTGGGGGGTGTGGGACGGGAGAGTGGAGTCACGGCGCCCGGCCCGCTCTCTCCCCCCAGACCAGGGCCGGGCGCCCGCTGCGAATCGGCTTGCGGAGGGGTGGTTCCGCTCAGCAGCCGCCGGACGCGGTCGGGGCGCCGATGCCGATCTGGAGGGTGGCCGGGGTCGCGCAGCAGCCGCCGCCGTCGGTGCCGCTCCGGGCGGCGTCGGGGTCGTCGAACAGTCCGGCGCCGCCGCAGACCCCGGTCTCCGGCAGGGTCAACTCCACGCGTTCCGCCGCCTCCTGGTCGCCGGCGATGGCGGCGGTGATGGAGCGGACCTGCTCGTAGCCGGTCATCGCGAGGAAGGTCGGGGCGCGGCCGTAGGACTTCATGCCCACGAGGTAGACGCCCTGCTCCGGGTGGGAGAGTTCGTTCACGCCGTGTGGGTAGACCGTGCCGCAGGAGTGGACGTTCGGGTCGATCAGCGGGGCCAGTGCGGTCGGGGCCTGGAGTCGCTCGTCCAGGCCGAGGCGGAGCTCGGAGAGGAAGGACAGGTCGGGGCGGAAGCCGGTGAGGACGATGACCTCGTCGACCGGGTCCAGGCGGCGGCCGTCCTCGGACACGAGGACCAGTCGCTCGCCGTCGCGATCCACAGCCTGTGTACGGAAGCCGGTGACCGCGCTCGCGTGGCCGGCCTCGACGGCGGCCTTGGCACGCAGGCCGAGCGCGCCACGGGCCGGGAGCTGGTCGGCCTCGCCGCCGCCGTAGGTGTTCGCACCGATGCCCCGGCGCAGGATCCACACCGCGTGTGTACCGTCCTCCTCCCTGGCCAGGTCGGCGAGGTGGGCGAGGGCCGTGAAGGCGGAGGCGCCGGAGCCGACCACCGCGGTGCGCCTGCCCGCGTAACGGGCGCGTACGGCCGGGTCCTTGAGGTCCGGCACGCGGTAGGAGATGTGGTCGGCGGCCGACTTCTCGCCGAGGGCGGGCAGGCCGTCGGCGCCCGCCGGGCTCGGGACGGACCAGGTGCCGGAGGCGTCGATGACCGCGCGGGCGGTGACGCGCTCCTCGCTGCCGTCCGCGCCGACGAGGTGCACCGTGAAGGGCTGTTCGTCGCGGCCGGAGTCGACGATCCGGTCGCGACCCGCCCGGGCCACGCCGGTCACCGTCGCGCCGTAGCGGACCTTGTCGCCGAGGGCGTCGGCGAGCGGCTGGAGGTAGCGCTCGGCCCAGTCGCCGCCCGTCGGGTAGCCGGTCCCGTCGGGGCGCACCCAGCCGGTGGGGGCGAGCAGCTTCTCGGCGGCGGGGTCGGTGACCTCGGCCCACGGGGAGAACAGGCGCACGTGCGCCCAGTCGCGTACGGCGGTGGCGGCGGACGGGCCCGCCTCCAGGACCAGCGGTTCGATGTCCCGCTCGATGAGGTGGGCGGCTGCGGCGAGGCCGATCGGGCCTGCGCCGATGACCACGACGGGCAGCCGGTCGTTGGTGGACGCGCTCACGACGATTCCCCTTTGCTTCGACGTTTGTCGATGGCCTGCTCGGCCAGCATGGCACCTGGTTCGGCGAGCGTCAATATAGACATTCATCGAATTCAGCAGCTTGGGGCCCTGGAGGCTCTCTTCCCCGCTGATTCGACGCGTGTCAACATAGACGTATGTCGAACACCGAGGTGCTGCCGCTGCTGGAACCCGCCCCGGACGAGGCCGTGGCGCCGTGCTGCCCGCCGCTCACCGAGCGCGTGTTCACCGCGGAGGAGGCCGAGACGGCCGCGCGGATGTTCAAGGCGCTGGGTGATCCGGTGCGGCTGCGGCTGTTCTCCGCGGTCGCCTCGCACGAGGGCGGCGAGGCGTGCGTCTGCGACATCTCCGACGTCGGCGTCTCCCAGCCGACCGTCTCCCACCACCTGAAGAAGCTCAAGGACGCCGGCCTGCTCACCTCCGAGCGGCGCGGGACCTGGGTGTACTACCGGGTCGAGCCGTCAGTGCTCGCGGCCATGGGCCGGCTGCTGACCAGGGCCTGAGGACGGCTCCCGGCTCAGAGCGGCTTCTCCGGCCAGTCCAGGAGCCGGGCGCCGATCACCGCGGTCTGGAGGGTGTAGCGGTGCACGGGGTCGGACGGGTCGGCGCCGGTGAGCTTGTGGATGCGCTCCAGGCGGTAGGTGAAGGCACGCACGCTCAGCGACAGCCGGCGGGCCGCCTCCGCGGCCACACAGCCGGAGTCGAAGTAGGCGGTGAGGGTGTCCAGGAGCGGGCGCGCCCCGCCCCGGGCCTGGCGCAGTGGGCCCAGGGCGCTGTGCACGAGGTCCGCCATGGCCTGCCGGTCCCGGGTGAGGACGGGGTAGACGAGGAGGTCGGAGGCGTACAGGACGGGGTCCTGCAGCTCCAGGCGCTCGGCCAGGTCCAACGCGTTCAGGGCCTGCTCGTAGGACTGGACGACGCCGGCCGCGCCGGGCTGCGAGCGGCCGATCGCCACCTGTCCGCCCCCGGTGGCGGCGTACGCCTGCTTGGCGAAGTAGGCGAGGACGTCGTCCTGGTCGCCCGGGGCGACGCACACGAGCCGGCCGTCCTTCGTGGTGAGCAGGATGCTGCGGTCCCCGAACCGGCCTATCAGGGCCCGCTCCACCTCGCGGGGCACGGGGTCGCCCTCCTCGTAGGCGGCGTCGCCGCGCGCCACGGCCACCGCGTGCTCGTACGACAGCCGCAGCCCGTAGCGCTCCGCCCGCTGCGCCAGCCGGCCCAGGTCGCTGCGGCCGTACAGCAGGTCGTCGACGAACTCGCGCCGGGCGGCCTCCTCCTGGCGTACGGCGAGCCGCTGGGCCCGCTCGTAGCCCTCGGCGAAGGCGTCGAGGGCCTGTGCCACGGCGGCGAGCACGCTGTCGGTGGTGACGCCGGTCGCCGTCGGCCAGTTGGCCCGGGTCTCGGTCAAGTGGGCGGCCACCAGGGCACGCAGGCCGTGACCGGCCTCCGCGGCCTGTTCGCCCAGCACCCGGCGTGAGTCGATCTCCTCACGCGTCAGCCGACGACCGGTCGCGGAGGCGTCCGCGAGGATGCCGGCAAACCCGTCCAGGTACTCGTCGGACACATCCCGCCCCATCATGCGCGGCCCCCGGATTCGCATACGTCGTTGGCATTGACGCCCTATTAACGCATCCCCGCGCGGCGGTCGCGTCCGAGGGCGCCCCTGGCGACATTGCCGTGACCCGGCAGCGTCGGACGCGCGAGAGTGCGCCCCAAGGGGCTGTCAACGGAGCGTAAAGAACGTGTACGGTTCCCTCTGGTGTGCCGGGAAGTCGGGTCGGCGGTCTGTGACAGAAGTCTTTTCGCCGATCGGGGGTGCGGGTCATGGTGCTCGTCGTTGTCTTCGGAGTGGCACTGCTCATCGCGGTGCTGTTGTCCGGTCTCGCCGCCAGGACCGTCCTGTCGACGTCCCTGCTCTTCCTGGTGGGTGGCGCCCTCGTCAGTGACGGGTTCCTCGGGCTGATCCACATCACCGAGGACAGCGAGATGGTGTCCGTGACGGCCGACCTCGCGCTGTTCGCGGTGCTGTTCACCGACGGCATGCACGTCTCCTTCCCGAAGCTGCGGGAGAACTGGCGCAACCCCGCCCGCGCCCTCGGGCTCGGCATGCCGCTCGCGTTCATCGGCATGGCCCTGATCACGCACTTCCTGGTGGGCCTGGACTGGACGACGTCCTTCCTGGTCGGCGCCGTGCTGGCGCCCACCGACCCGGTGTTCGCCTCGGCCATCGTGGGCCGCAAGGAAGTCCCGGCGAAGCTGCGGCAGTTGCTGAACGTCGAGAGCGGCATCAACGACGGCCTCGCCCTGCCCGTCGTACTCATCCTGATCGCCGCGGCCGGGCCCACCACCGGACACGCCGAGGCCGACCTCGGGAAGATCGCGCTGGAGCTGGTCCTGGGACTCGTCTTCGGTGTCGTCCTGCCCTTCGTGGTGATCGAGCTCGTACGCTTCCGGCACCTGGGCGCGGAGCCGAAGCTCCAGCCGCTGCTGCCGCTGGCGATCGGCGTGATCCTCTACGCCGCCTGCCACCTGACGCACGCCAACCCCTACCTCGCCGCGTTCTCGGCCGGAGCCGTGATCACCGCCCGCTCCATCGAGGCGAAGGAGGCGTTCGAGCCGCTGGGCGAGGCGCTGGCCGAACTCGCCAAGTTCGCGGCGCTGCTGGTGTTCGGCGCGCTGCTGACGCCGCAGCTGTTCGGCGAGCTGTCCCTGGGCGGGTACGCGGCCGTCGTCCTGGCCATCGTGCTGATCCGGCCCGCCTCGCTGCTGCTGTCGCTGCTGGGCACGCGCTTCACCCGGCAGGAGAAGCTGGTCGCGGCCTGGTTCGGGCCCAAGGGCTTCGCGTCCGTGGTGTACGGGCTGCTGGTGCTCCAGGCCGGGATCCCGCAGGGCGAGGAGGCGTTCACCCTCATCGCCGTGTGCATCGCCTTCTCGATCATCGCGCACAGCTCCACCGACGTACCGATCGCCCGCCTCTTCCACGTCGAGGACCTCGCCGGTGTCGACGGCACCACTCCGGCACCGCGCACCGCCGCGGCGGAGGCGCCCGCCGTACCGGCACCTGACCGGGGGTAACACAACCGTATGGCCCTCATCCCTCAGCCGGCGCGCGGGTTCCCGCAGCCCGGTCACATGATCGTCTGCGGTGACGACGCGCTCGCCGAACGGCTGGCCGCCGAACTCACCACGGTCTACCGGGAGCGGGTGACCCTCGTCCTACCGCCCGCGCGGCACGCCGATGCCGCCGGGCGGGCCCGGTCCTGGCCCCTGTCCGGCCCGGTGCAGGCGCTGGTGAGCCGGATGGGAGGGCCGTCCGCCGACGACGGAGCCGACCGGCCCCGAGTGCTGGCGGCCCACGAGCTGGACGAGGCCGTCATGGCCGAAGCCGGTGTGCGCGAGGCCGCCGCGATGGCGCTGGTCCATGACGACGACGAGACCAACATCCGTGCCGCGCTGGCCGCCCGCCGCCTCAACCCGCGTCTGCGCCTGGTCATCCGGCTCTACAACCGCAAGCTCGGCCAGCACCTCGAGGAACTCCTCGACCAGGCCGCCGCGCTCGCCGTGCCCGGCCTGGACCCGGAGGCGCTGGACACCTCCACGACCGTCCTGTCGGACGCGGACACGGCCGCCCCGGCGCTCGCGGCCACCGCCATCGCCGGCACCAGCAAAGTCGTCCAGGCCGACGGGCTGCTGCTGCGCGCCGCGGAACGCACCCCGCCCCGCGCCGGCCAGGTCGCCGACCCCGGTCTGTGCACCCTCGCCCTGCTGTCGTCGACCACGAACGACCCGTCCGGCGAGGAGGGCTCCGACGCCAGCGGCGAGGCGGGGCCGACGCTGCTGCCCGACGAGGACACGGTGGCCGCCGCCACCGGACGCGGCACCGTGGTCCTGCAGGCCGTCACGCACACCGGCCCGCCGGAGCCGGCGGGGCGGCTGGCGGGCCGGGGAGCGCCGCTGGGCTCGCTGTTCTCGCGCCGGCTGCGCTGGTCGCTGGCCGGGTTGCTGTCCTGCGTGCTGGGCCTGGCCGTCGCCACCTGGCTGACCACCGAGAACGCCCATCCGCTGCACGCCGGATACATCACCCTGCTCGACCTCTTCGCGATCAACGACCCGGCGACCGACGACCCCACCGCCCGCCAGGTGCTCCAACTCCTCGCCGGACTCGCCGGGTTGCTGCTCCTGCCGGTGCTGCTGGCGGCGGTCCTGGAGGCGCTCGGCACCTTCCGCACCGCCTCCGCGCTGCGCCGCCCGCCGCGCGGCCTGTCCGGCCATGTCGTCCTGCTCGGCCTCGGCAAGGTCGGCACCCGGGTGCTGTCCCGGCTGAAGGAACTCGGCATCCCCGTGGTGTGCGTGGAGGAGGACCCCGAGGCGCGGGGCATCCCGCTCGCCCGCCGGCTGCGCGTGCCCACGGTCATCGGGGACGTCACCCAGGAAGGCGTCCTGGAGGCCGCCAAGGTCCATCGCGCGCATGCCCTGCTCGCCCTCACCAGCAGCGACACCACCAACCTGGAAGCCGTGCTGTACGCCCGCTCCGTCGAACCCGGCCTGCGGGTCGCGCTACGGCTGTACGACGACGACTTCGCCACCGCCGTCCACCGCACCCTGCGCGCCACCCACCCGCAGGCCCTGACCCGCAGCCGCAGCGTCTCCACCCTGGCCGCGCCCGCCTTCGCCGGGGCCATGATGGGCCGCCAGATCCTCGGCGCCATCCCCGTCGAGCGGCGCGTGCTGCTCTTCGCCGCCCTCGACGTCGCCGGCCATCCCCAGCTCGAAGGCCGCACCCTCGCCGAGTCGTTCCGCGCCGGCGCCTGGCGCGTCCTGGCCCTCGACACCTCCGCACCGGACGAGCGGATGCCCGACCTGTCCGCCACCCCCACCCACGACGGCTCCCCCCGACCGACCGGCCTGATCTGGGACATCCACCCCGGCTACGTACTGCGCCCCCAGGACCGCGTGGTCCTCGCCGCGACCCGCCAGGGCTTGGCCGAACTCCTCGGCCGCCACCCGCACCCGAGCCCTCGGCGCGCGGGTTCGTAGCACACGGGCGCCGCCCACGCCGCGGGCGGCGGAGCCAACCACGAGGTGCCGGGACAGCCCCGGCACCACCGCGAAACACCGCCCCGACGCCCCACGCCCACACCCGCCACGCCGACCGCAGGCCCGTGGCACGCGGACGACCATCCCCCCATCAGCACTGCCCCCACCCCGGGGCGGGGAGTGCCACAGGGCAACCACCACGCGCCAGCGCCCCGGCACCACCGCGAAACACCGTCCCGACGCCCCACGCCCACACCCGCCACGCCGGCCGCAGGCCCGTGGCACGCGGACGACCATCCCCGCATCAGCACTGCCCCCACCCCGGGGCGGGGAGTGCCGCAGGGCAACCACCACGCGCCAGCGCCCCGGCACCACCGCGACGCCCCCGCCGCAGGCCCGTGGCACGCGGGCCGCCGCGGCCTCAGTGCTGCCCGTGCCCCGGCACGGGGCGTGCCGCATGTCGAGCAGAGGGGTTGACCACGAGGTGTCGGGGGTCGGTGGCGTGGCGGATGGCGGTTTCGACGGCCGCGACCCGGTCGGCGAGCAGAGCGAGGGCGGCCACCGCGTGGGTGAGGGGGTCGCCCTCGCCACCGCCGAGGGCCTGGGTGCGGACGTACGCCGCCTTCAGCTCCTGCCAGCGGGCGCCCTGTTCGGCGGTGAGTGTGCCCCGCAGCTCGGCGAGTTTCAGCAGGTTGGCCTCGGCTCCCGTGGTGAGGGTCTGGGCCTCGGCCCGGTAGTGGTCGTCGATGAGGGCCGCCACTTCCGGCTCGTTCATGACCGGCTGGATCCGCTGGGCGATCTTGTTCATGTTGCGGTACGAGCCCTGGAGCTGGAACGGCGGCTCCGTGCGGGTGGCGTCCGTCTGGGCGGCGGAGGCGATGTACGCGGCGTTCACGGCGAGCACCGTCGCCCGGGCCGTGAGCAGATGGCGCAGGACGGACAGGACGCGCTCCAGCTCGGCCGGGGAGTAGGGGTGGGTGAGCCGGTCCGCCCGGGCCGTCGAGTCGCCCTCGGCGAGGCGGATGAGCAGGTCGAGGTCGGCGCGGTCGCGGCCGGCGAGGGGGGCGAGGACCGGGTTGGCCGTGAGGGCGTTCTCGATGAAGCTCAGTGCGAAAGCGTGCTGCTTGCCGGTCAGGACGTCGCCGAGGTTCCACACGTCGGCCCGGTTGGCGAGCATGTCGGGGACGTGGAAGCGGCTGCCGGACTCGGTGTACGGGTTGCCCGCCATGCAGACGGCGAAGCGCTTGCCACGCAGGTCGTAGGTGCGCGGCTCACCGCCCCGTACGCCGTCGACGCGGCGCGTGGCGTCGCACAGCGGGATGAACTTCTGCAGCAGCTCGGGCGAGGTGTGCTGGATGTCGTCCAGGTAGAGAAGGGTGTTGTTGCCCGCCTCCAGCGCGAAGTTGACCTTCTCGACCTCCTGGCGGGCGGTGGCGTTCGGCGCCTCGGCCGGGTCGAGCGAGGTCACGCCGTGCCCCAGCGCCGGACCGCTGATCTTCACCAGCATCAGACCGAGGCGGTCGGCGACGTAGTCCATGAGGGTCGTCTTGCCGTAGCCGGGCGGGGAGATCAGCAGGAGCAGACCGCCGGTGCCGGTGCGGTTCGACTCCTCGCCCGTGGAGCCGAGCTGCTTGGCGAGGCTGTCGCCGATCAGCGGAAGGTACACCTCGTCGATGAGCCGGTTGCGGACGAAGGCGGACATCACGCGCGGGCGGTACTCGTCCAGGCGGAGCCGGGACCGCTCGCCGTCCAGGAGGGTGCCTCGGCGGTGCTGGTAGGCGCGGTGGCCGGGCACGTCCTGGGCGCGGAAGGCGCTGGTCCGGGCGAGGAGTTCGTCGACGCGGACCGTGAGGGCGCCGCCGGTGATGCGCGGGTGCGTGCCGAGCAGTCCCTCCACGGTCTCGGCCGGCGGGGCGTCCGACTCGTAGCGGGGCAGGTCGGGGCAGAGTTCCACGGCGACCGCCTCGGCCAGGTCACCGGGGGTGGTGTCGGTGCCGGTGGACGTCGTGTAGGCGGTGAGCCACGCCTCGACGAGCTGGCGGCGGGCGGCCAGGTCACCGAGGGCGGCGAGGTCCTCGTCGTACGCCGAACGCCCCACCGTACGGCGGAACTTGTCCAGCAGGGTGCGGGTGCCGGAGCTGACGACGAAGCCGTCGGGGCCGGTGGTCAGCTCGTCGAAGAGATAGTCGGCGGCGGCGCTCGCGCTCTCCGTGCCGATCGCCCGCGCCAGCTCCTCCCGCAACTCGGCGATCGCGGGTGACAGCCCGAACGTGTCACGGGCGCGGGCCAGGGACACCGCACGCCGCCGCCAGTCCTGCCGGGCCTCGGCCGTCGTCCCGTGCGCCCAGAACAGCTGGGCGGCGGCACGGGCCCCCGGCTCATGGCGGAGCAACCCCGCACCCTCGTGCAGCCGCAGCAAAGCCGTGAGGATCAGGGTGGCGTCGTGGTCGTGGACGCCGCGCTCGTAGCCCTCGTCGTACGCCTCCTCCGCCGCTCTGCGGACGAAGGCGGGCAGGTCGTCGCTCTGCGCGAGCACCGCCGGACCGTGCTCGTCGAGCAGGCGGGCGGCGAGGTGTTCGGCGCGGTAGACCTCGGGCGACTCGGACGGCAGGAGCCGGTCCCAGTAGGGGCGGGTGGTCAAGAAGTCCGGGTCGGTGACGGGGGCGCGGTAGTCGGTGCCCGTCACCGCGAAGGCCAGTGCGTCGCCCTGGGGGACCAGGGTGAGGTCGAGGGGCTGGGTGTTGACGGCGAAGCGGTGGTTGCCCAGGCGCAGGGTGCGGCCGTCGTCGGCGTACAGGTCGGTGCGGTCGCGCAGGGCGCGGGCCGCTTCCTGGCGGACCGCGTCCAGGCGGCCGTCCAGCTCCTCCGCGCGCACCTGGTCGCCGAGTTCGCGCAGCTCCCCGGCGATACGGCGCACCTTGGCGGGCATCGGGTCGGAGGTGAAGTACGTGGCGACGGCGTCCGCGTCGGCGAGCGTGGCGGAGCGCCGGGTCACCGTCCGCAGGACGCGGGCCGCGGAGTCGGCGAGGCGTTCGGCGCGGCGGGCGCGGGCGTCGGCGAGGGTCTGCTTGCGGGCGGAGAGCGCCTCGTGGATCTCGTCGCGCTTGTCGGCGAGCGCGACGAGGAAGTCGTCGAACTCGGCGAACCGGGACTCCAGGTTCTCCACCTGGACCAGGAGGCGGGCGAGCTGCTCGTCGCACGCGTCCGGGCTGTCGGCCACCGCGAGCGCGGCCGTGACCGCCTGGCCAAGCAGCGCCATCTCGGCGGCGAACCCGGCCCGGCTCTCCCCGTCGAGGAGGGCCCGGCGGCGGGAGTCCACAACGGCGCGGGCCCGGTTGACGGCGCCGAGGACCTCGGCGATGCGCTCCAGCACGGAGGTGCGGACCGTGGCGTCGCCGATGTCGAGCCCGGCGACCACCTCGGTCACCGCGCCCATGGCGTCGGCGAGTTCGTCGAGACGGGCCGCCAGGGGCGCGGCCTCGGCGACGGTGGTGATCGCCTCGGCGTCGGCGACGAGCCGCTCGACGTCCGCGTGGTGGCCGGCGAAGGCGTCCTCGCGCGCCAGGTGGGCCACCGCCCGCTGCCCGAAGTCGGCCAGGTCGGCCTCGGTGTCGGTGGCGAGCGCGTCGATGCGGGCGGTGTCCGCGTACCGCATCTCCTTGAGCGTCAGCAGATGCCCCTGCGCCTGGCGGAGTTCGGTCAGCCCGCTCACCCAGGCGGCGGCCCCGCGTGGCGCCTCACCGCGCAGGCGGCGTACCACCGTGGCGAGGCGGGCGGCGGTCGTCTCGAGCGCGTCGGCCGCCTGCCGGGTCAGGGTCTGGACGGTCTCGAACTCGGCCAGCACCTGCTCGGCGGTGGCCCGCACCTGCGTCAGCGGCGTGTGCAGATCGCCGAGTTCGGGCTCGGCGAGCCAGTGGTGGGTGTCGGCCGCCCGGACGCAGGCGGCCAGCAGCGCCTCGTACATCTCGCTCGTCGGCGTGGTCTCGGCCGCGGCGCGCGTGAGGGAGAGGCAGTCGGAGATGCCCCGGACGAGGTCGGCGTTGCCGACGCGGGCCAGCGGTCCGGTGCCGGTGGTCCGGGCGGCGGCGTGGGTGTCGGAGACGTACGGGGAGTTCCACCGCTGGATCGGGTGGACGCGCTGCGGCTCGTCGCTGCCGGAACGCAGCACCATCAGCGTGCCGTCGTCGAAGAGCGCCCAGCCGTGGCAGGACAGCGGGTTGGCGATCTCCTTGCGGATCAGGTTGTACGGCAGCAGCAGGGTGCGGCCCGCCGCGCGCGCGTGGAACGCGAAGAGGACGTCCTCGCCGTTCGGGGAGCGGACCTCGCGCTCGAACTCCAGCTCCGCCGTGTCGAGTTCGTACGTCTTGTGGCTGCCGGTGGCCAGGCAGTAGCCCCCGGGGAAGACGACGCCCTGGTCCTCGGGCAGCCGGCGGCAAGCCTGCCCGATGCCGTCGAGGCGGACGACGGTCCTGGTGAGGGTGTTGAAGACCAGGTGGCGGTGGGCGTCCTCCTTGTA
It encodes:
- a CDS encoding NAD(P)-binding domain-containing protein: MSASTNDRLPVVVIGAGPIGLAAAAHLIERDIEPLVLEAGPSAATAVRDWAHVRLFSPWAEVTDPAAEKLLAPTGWVRPDGTGYPTGGDWAERYLQPLADALGDKVRYGATVTGVARAGRDRIVDSGRDEQPFTVHLVGADGSEERVTARAVIDASGTWSVPSPAGADGLPALGEKSAADHISYRVPDLKDPAVRARYAGRRTAVVGSGASAFTALAHLADLAREEDGTHAVWILRRGIGANTYGGGEADQLPARGALGLRAKAAVEAGHASAVTGFRTQAVDRDGERLVLVSEDGRRLDPVDEVIVLTGFRPDLSFLSELRLGLDERLQAPTALAPLIDPNVHSCGTVYPHGVNELSHPEQGVYLVGMKSYGRAPTFLAMTGYEQVRSITAAIAGDQEAAERVELTLPETGVCGGAGLFDDPDAARSGTDGGGCCATPATLQIGIGAPTASGGC
- a CDS encoding ArsR/SmtB family transcription factor, whose product is MSNTEVLPLLEPAPDEAVAPCCPPLTERVFTAEEAETAARMFKALGDPVRLRLFSAVASHEGGEACVCDISDVGVSQPTVSHHLKKLKDAGLLTSERRGTWVYYRVEPSVLAAMGRLLTRA
- a CDS encoding PucR family transcriptional regulator — its product is MMGRDVSDEYLDGFAGILADASATGRRLTREEIDSRRVLGEQAAEAGHGLRALVAAHLTETRANWPTATGVTTDSVLAAVAQALDAFAEGYERAQRLAVRQEEAARREFVDDLLYGRSDLGRLAQRAERYGLRLSYEHAVAVARGDAAYEEGDPVPREVERALIGRFGDRSILLTTKDGRLVCVAPGDQDDVLAYFAKQAYAATGGGQVAIGRSQPGAAGVVQSYEQALNALDLAERLELQDPVLYASDLLVYPVLTRDRQAMADLVHSALGPLRQARGGARPLLDTLTAYFDSGCVAAEAARRLSLSVRAFTYRLERIHKLTGADPSDPVHRYTLQTAVIGARLLDWPEKPL
- a CDS encoding cation:proton antiporter produces the protein MVLVVVFGVALLIAVLLSGLAARTVLSTSLLFLVGGALVSDGFLGLIHITEDSEMVSVTADLALFAVLFTDGMHVSFPKLRENWRNPARALGLGMPLAFIGMALITHFLVGLDWTTSFLVGAVLAPTDPVFASAIVGRKEVPAKLRQLLNVESGINDGLALPVVLILIAAAGPTTGHAEADLGKIALELVLGLVFGVVLPFVVIELVRFRHLGAEPKLQPLLPLAIGVILYAACHLTHANPYLAAFSAGAVITARSIEAKEAFEPLGEALAELAKFAALLVFGALLTPQLFGELSLGGYAAVVLAIVLIRPASLLLSLLGTRFTRQEKLVAAWFGPKGFASVVYGLLVLQAGIPQGEEAFTLIAVCIAFSIIAHSSTDVPIARLFHVEDLAGVDGTTPAPRTAAAEAPAVPAPDRG
- a CDS encoding NAD-binding protein, which encodes MALIPQPARGFPQPGHMIVCGDDALAERLAAELTTVYRERVTLVLPPARHADAAGRARSWPLSGPVQALVSRMGGPSADDGADRPRVLAAHELDEAVMAEAGVREAAAMALVHDDDETNIRAALAARRLNPRLRLVIRLYNRKLGQHLEELLDQAAALAVPGLDPEALDTSTTVLSDADTAAPALAATAIAGTSKVVQADGLLLRAAERTPPRAGQVADPGLCTLALLSSTTNDPSGEEGSDASGEAGPTLLPDEDTVAAATGRGTVVLQAVTHTGPPEPAGRLAGRGAPLGSLFSRRLRWSLAGLLSCVLGLAVATWLTTENAHPLHAGYITLLDLFAINDPATDDPTARQVLQLLAGLAGLLLLPVLLAAVLEALGTFRTASALRRPPRGLSGHVVLLGLGKVGTRVLSRLKELGIPVVCVEEDPEARGIPLARRLRVPTVIGDVTQEGVLEAAKVHRAHALLALTSSDTTNLEAVLYARSVEPGLRVALRLYDDDFATAVHRTLRATHPQALTRSRSVSTLAAPAFAGAMMGRQILGAIPVERRVLLFAALDVAGHPQLEGRTLAESFRAGAWRVLALDTSAPDERMPDLSATPTHDGSPRPTGLIWDIHPGYVLRPQDRVVLAATRQGLAELLGRHPHPSPRRAGS
- a CDS encoding DNA repair ATPase, coding for MTTGLDTGTHDALDTGTYEVLRDRLTAQAAELARRAEALNARRIEEFGSTRLELGGTERLRTEQAGVPRDIVAVGDVLLFGYNIALGTKPETETAVGDVLALHDRDLNRLPDDAVPGLLDDPDFLREFAALHRYYRQARLLQLRRVEGKLLAVFQTGDKPGDIRVLRWSLSDDGQAAFLDARGDRDHVLPPSHDFAWTATTREDHVLGRHPHVSIEGEIFVETLGGTLTVKAEDDTETGEGIHAEPVDEPLQSLADADIAYARVGALILLRVRPYKEDAHRHLVFNTLTRTVVRLDGIGQACRRLPEDQGVVFPGGYCLATGSHKTYELDTAELEFEREVRSPNGEDVLFAFHARAAGRTLLLPYNLIRKEIANPLSCHGWALFDDGTLMVLRSGSDEPQRVHPIQRWNSPYVSDTHAAARTTGTGPLARVGNADLVRGISDCLSLTRAAAETTPTSEMYEALLAACVRAADTHHWLAEPELGDLHTPLTQVRATAEQVLAEFETVQTLTRQAADALETTAARLATVVRRLRGEAPRGAAAWVSGLTELRQAQGHLLTLKEMRYADTARIDALATDTEADLADFGQRAVAHLAREDAFAGHHADVERLVADAEAITTVAEAAPLAARLDELADAMGAVTEVVAGLDIGDATVRTSVLERIAEVLGAVNRARAVVDSRRRALLDGESRAGFAAEMALLGQAVTAALAVADSPDACDEQLARLLVQVENLESRFAEFDDFLVALADKRDEIHEALSARKQTLADARARRAERLADSAARVLRTVTRRSATLADADAVATYFTSDPMPAKVRRIAGELRELGDQVRAEELDGRLDAVRQEAARALRDRTDLYADDGRTLRLGNHRFAVNTQPLDLTLVPQGDALAFAVTGTDYRAPVTDPDFLTTRPYWDRLLPSESPEVYRAEHLAARLLDEHGPAVLAQSDDLPAFVRRAAEEAYDEGYERGVHDHDATLILTALLRLHEGAGLLRHEPGARAAAQLFWAHGTTAEARQDWRRRAVSLARARDTFGLSPAIAELREELARAIGTESASAAADYLFDELTTGPDGFVVSSGTRTLLDKFRRTVGRSAYDEDLAALGDLAARRQLVEAWLTAYTTSTGTDTTPGDLAEAVAVELCPDLPRYESDAPPAETVEGLLGTHPRITGGALTVRVDELLARTSAFRAQDVPGHRAYQHRRGTLLDGERSRLRLDEYRPRVMSAFVRNRLIDEVYLPLIGDSLAKQLGSTGEESNRTGTGGLLLLISPPGYGKTTLMDYVADRLGLMLVKISGPALGHGVTSLDPAEAPNATARQEVEKVNFALEAGNNTLLYLDDIQHTSPELLQKFIPLCDATRRVDGVRGGEPRTYDLRGKRFAVCMAGNPYTESGSRFHVPDMLANRADVWNLGDVLTGKQHAFALSFIENALTANPVLAPLAGRDRADLDLLIRLAEGDSTARADRLTHPYSPAELERVLSVLRHLLTARATVLAVNAAYIASAAQTDATRTEPPFQLQGSYRNMNKIAQRIQPVMNEPEVAALIDDHYRAEAQTLTTGAEANLLKLAELRGTLTAEQGARWQELKAAYVRTQALGGGEGDPLTHAVAALALLADRVAAVETAIRHATDPRHLVVNPSARHAARPVPGHGQH